A genomic region of Mus musculus strain C57BL/6J chromosome 7, GRCm38.p6 C57BL/6J contains the following coding sequences:
- the C5ar1 gene encoding C5a anaphylatoxin chemotactic receptor 1 → MDPIDNSSFEINYDHYGTMDPNIPADGIHLPKRQPGDVAALIIYSVVFLVGVPGNALVVWVTAFEARRAVNAIWFLNLAVADLLSCLALPVLFTTVLNHNYWYFDATACIVLPSLILLNMYASILLLATISADRFLLVFKPIWCQKVRGTGLAWMACGVAWVLALLLTIPSFVYREAYKDFYSEHTVCGINYGGGSFPKEKAVAILRLMVGFVLPLLTLNICYTFLLLRTWSRKATRSTKTLKVVMAVVICFFIFWLPYQVTGVMIAWLPPSSPTLKRVEKLNSLCVSLAYINCCVNPIIYVMAGQGFHGRLLRSLPSIIRNALSEDSVGRDSKTFTPSTTDTSTRKSQAV, encoded by the exons ATG GACCCCATAGATAACAGCAGCTTTGAAATCAACTATGATCACTATGGAACCATGGATCCTAACATACCTGCGGATGGCATTCACCTCCCGAAGCGGCAACCTGGGGATGTTGCAGCCCTTATCATCTACTCGGTGGTGTTCCTGGTGGGAGTACCTGGGAatgccctggtggtgtgggtgacAGCCTTCGAGGCCAGACGGGCCGTCAACGCCATCTGGTTTCTGAATCTGGCGGTGGCCGACCTCCTCTCGTGCTTGGCACTGCCTGTCCTGTTCACGACCGTTTTAAATCATAACTACTGGTACTTTGATGCCACCGCCTGTATAGTCCTGCCCTCGCTCATCCTGCTCAACATGTACGCCAGTATCCTGCTGCTGGCTACCATTAGTGCCGACCGTTTCCTGCTGGTGTTCAAGCCCATCTGGTGTCAGAAGGTCCGCGGGACTGGCCTGGCATGGATGGCCTGTGGAGTGGCCTGGGTCTTAGCATTGCTCCTCACCATTCCATCCTTCGTGTACCGGGAGGCATATAAGGACTTCTACTCAGAGCACACTGTATGTGGTATTAACTATGGTGGGGGTAGCTTCCCCAAAGAGAAGGCTGTGGCCATCCTGCGGCTGATGGTGGGTTTTGTGTTGCCTCTGCTCACTCTAAACATCTGCTACACCTTCCTCCTGCTCCGGACCTGGAGTCGCAAGGCCACGCGCTCCACCAAGACGCTCAAAGTGGTGATGGCTGTGGTCATCTGTTTCTTTATCTTCTGGCTGCCCTATCAGGTGACCGGGGTGATGATAGCGTGGCTGCCCCCGTCCTCGCCCACCTTGAAGAGGGTGGAGAAGCTGAACTCCCTGTGCGTGTCCCTGGCCTACATCAACTGCTGTGTTAACCCTATCATCTACGTCATGGCTGGCCAGGGTTTCCATGGACGACTCCTAAGGTCTCTCCCCAGCATCATACGAAACGCTCTCTCTGAGGATTCAGTGGGCAGGGATAGCAAGACTTTCACTCCGTCCACGACGGACACCTCAACCCGGAAGAGTCAGGCGGTGTAG